The following nucleotide sequence is from Deinococcus proteolyticus MRP.
TATCTCGGGGCCACGCTGGGGGACGAGTTGGTGGGGTACGCCGAGTTCCGCCAAACGGAGCCGCAGGTGGGCTTTCTTTCCTACATCTGTGTGTCGCCGCTGGCCCGTGGGCAAGGGGTGGCTTCGCGACTGATTCGGCACTATCTGGCAATCACGCCTGGCCTGAAGAGTATGGCGCTGGACGTCTTTGCCGACAATGTTCCGGCCCTGACCCTGTACCGCAAGCTGGGCTTTCAGGAGCAAGCGGTCACCCTGTGGTGGCGGCGGCCTTTGCCGGAGCCTGCGCCCACGCCCGTGCAGATGCTGAACTGGCCCGCAGCGCTGGCAATGTATCAGCGGTATGGCTTTTGCGAGTACCAAATCCGTTTTGAAGGCGAGAAATACGTGCTGGGCCGGATGGGTGAGACGGTACTACGCTGCACTCAGGCGGCAGATTTCGCCAACGAGCGGCTGTTGGCAGCGCTGCGGGCGGCTTTCCCCGCGTTGCAGCAAGCCCTGCTGATAGCGCCGGAGGATGCTGCACCCCATGCCGACGCTGAGGCCTTCAACCGCTCCCTGCGGCTGCACTGGACCCTTCCCGAGTCTCAGGAGGACCCTAACCTATGACCCAAACCATTACCAAAACGGCCACCGACCCTGCCACCCAACGGCTGCCAACGCTGTTCTACCGCTCGGCCCGTGAGGGGATGCAGGACTTTTTGAATCAGCCCTCTGTCCTACCGGACCCGGCGGCAGGAGTCCTGCTCCCCGCATTTATCGGCTGGTCGCCCCGCGAGGGCAGTGGTGTCTTTGACCCGGTCCGCAATCTGGCCGTGCGGGCGGGCTTCTATGACCTCAATCCTGACCTGACCGTGGATTTGGCGAAGCTGGAAGCTGAACTGCAAAAGGGCTACCGCGTGCTGGTGCTAATTCATTACTATGGCCGCACCGAATCCAAGTTGCGTGAAGTGCGCGAATTGGCTGACCGCTACGGCGCACTCTTGGTGGAAGACCTGGCCCACGGCTTTTATTCCGCGCTGCTGGGCGGTGTGGCGGGCAGCCTCGGGGATATCAACCTCTACTCGCTGCACAAGATGTTCCCCACGCCCGACGCGCAGGGGGGCATGATTGCCTACCGCAACCAGTCACTGCTGGACGGTCAGCAGGAAACCGCTCCTGAGTTGGCCCGCTTCATCCTGAATTATGACTGGGCCGCCATCGGTGCCGCCCGCCGCCGCAATGCTGGGCAAATTCTCGATGCCCTGCGCGAACTGCCTGAATGTGGGCAAGATTTCGAGTTGCTGTGGCCTGAAATTGCCGCTGGCGACGTGCCGCAGACGCTGCCCATCCG
It contains:
- a CDS encoding GNAT family N-acetyltransferase yields the protein MTDIVIGPLHPAQVPAAQRLLTESFDERLQPYMTATQAGAEAFLLAYVSTPQLHPERQYLGATLGDELVGYAEFRQTEPQVGFLSYICVSPLARGQGVASRLIRHYLAITPGLKSMALDVFADNVPALTLYRKLGFQEQAVTLWWRRPLPEPAPTPVQMLNWPAALAMYQRYGFCEYQIRFEGEKYVLGRMGETVLRCTQAADFANERLLAALRAAFPALQQALLIAPEDAAPHADAEAFNRSLRLHWTLPESQEDPNL
- a CDS encoding DegT/DnrJ/EryC1/StrS family aminotransferase gives rise to the protein MTQTITKTATDPATQRLPTLFYRSAREGMQDFLNQPSVLPDPAAGVLLPAFIGWSPREGSGVFDPVRNLAVRAGFYDLNPDLTVDLAKLEAELQKGYRVLVLIHYYGRTESKLREVRELADRYGALLVEDLAHGFYSALLGGVAGSLGDINLYSLHKMFPTPDAQGGMIAYRNQSLLDGQQETAPELARFILNYDWAAIGAARRRNAGQILDALRELPECGQDFELLWPEIAAGDVPQTLPIRILRGNRDHIYHAMNEDGYGMVSLYHTLIEPVRGDFAEMVALSKSVINFPVHQDLDPVHIPDMLASFQKALHASKEQA